GCACTGTTAGTGAGGATGTCTGCCCCTGTATACTCTGCTTCCACAGAACAAAGGCAGAAAAGGAATGTGTCTTGTCATCCACACATATATTTGGCTACTCACAAGAATACATAAGTGCCTACGAATTCTACACTAGTTCTACATACACGAGTTCTACATAGTTCTACACACTATGCATGTCTATATGCATAACTGGGTAGACATAAGGAGGGCATGAGTTTtcgtgtgtgtggggtgtgtgtgtgtatgtgttcagGTATGGAAGTAGATGTGTGTTCATGTCGGTACATGTATGGATGTGCAGGTATATTCCTGTATGCATATGGACACATTCACATGCACATATGTTCCCTACATCTCAAGTAGGATGCGctctggaaaagatgcagaaaagggcaaccaaaatgatcaaggaatTGGTGCACCTTCCCTCCCCAGAAAAGCtaaagcagtgttcttcactgcaaggtccGGGAGCCTGTAGTGGCTCCCACCAATCCTATTTTCAGCCCCCTGCCTAACTGTTTCCAGGCCTGTGTGGGGATTAAGCCAAATACTCCACACAGCCCCCcaggcaccatgcagaggtgactGTCCCTAGTGCTGCACTTTGCACAGTGCTGgcggggctcctttaagggaaacagagccctcctgAGCCTcaatgccatcttggaaggtgctcaCAGAGCTATGCACAATGTAGTTTTCCCCAGTGCTTTCTCCATACAGCTCTATAGCGAAAATTTtgagaaggactacacttcccagtgttccatgcacaccttccaagatggtgctggaacTGAACAGGGCTTCATTTCTCTTAAAATGAAGAACTGTTCATTTTTTGAAGTTTTCCACACTGGGGAAAATGCAACACTGTGCAGAGGCCAGGGCAGTGGGACATAGCTCTAATGTTGAATGTTTTCTGTCCAAGTTTTCTGTCCCATTTGGAAAATAGTGAAGGACAATTGGCTaaagcatctgggactttttagcaCAGAAAAAGCAATGGCTAAGGAAAGACATGTCAGAGTTTATATAATTATGAATGGTGTGTAGGAAATGGATAAACATAatttttcctccctttctcatAATACTAGCACTCAGGGGTCAAGCCATGAAACTGATGGACCGCAGACTCCAGGCAGGTCATTATAAAGTACTGAAATTCAGTCTCAGTCACTAATCAAAAGGCCACTGGCTCAGAGGACTCTGAAAGAAGACAAGACAAATCTGTGGGGGAAAGGCCTCTCAGTGCCAATTCGCTATGAAAAtgaaatggagcctccatattcaaaggcaGTTTATCTTTGATTCacagttgctggaggggggggcaATTGAGAAGGGCAATGATCTTCCTTCCCTGGTTGGGGGCTGCTCAGAGGCACCTGTTAAGTCACAGCTGAAAACCAGACACAGAACTAGATGGACTCtccatctaatccagcagggctgtcctcctATGTGTGTAttgttatctgttgtcatgtttttatgcttgtttatatgtttttagcttgatgtttttattgcttgatgtttttactgcttttattgtatgttttaatttttgtaaaccgccttggggttttcttttaacgaaaggcggtatagaaatgtgaaaataaataaataaataaataaataaataaataaatgtgtgcatgcaagGATTTTAAAAGCACACTTACAGCTCAGAAGATGCTCTGTGGTCCATCTAGCCTTGCCTTCCACCTCCGACAAGAGTCTGCCCCATAAGGGTTCGTCTCCCTCTGCCCTTGGACTGCCACACTCTGCCCTGTCCCTTGGGCCcttggccttttcctcttccccgTGATCTCTGACTAGGCAACGCCCCTTGACAGCATCCCCCTTATTCTCCAGTGCCCTCTCCATCAGAGGCTACAAATCAGGCACAGCAacacctgggggaggggggagggggagatcttCAACCAGGCAATCCAGGATGGGTGGGACAACCCGACACAGCATTCTGCAACTTCCCTGAATAAAAATGGGGGAATATTGATGGGGGGCAAGGTCCAGGCCTTGCTCCCACCCTCCTGGCAGCCCGTACCAAGGTCCTAGGGTGGACAATGTGGGCTCAGAGATCAGCCCAGCCATCTTTCAGAAGTTCCCCTCATCCCTCCAAAAATTTATGTCCGCTACATTGTCCACTACAAAGAGGCTACTGTATGGGCTGGAGAGCTCATTAAAAAGGCAATGTGATGCGACCACTGGGCTCCCCTCCCCCTCGTAAATCTGTTAGTCACGCTAAATGCCTGTAGCCCCTGTGCTGCTTGCTTCacacccttccctcctcctgaagcAACTAGGCGAGCGGGCTTTGATTCATagcagagggaggccagaggAAACCACTTTTGTTATATTATTCATGAGCAGTGCAGATCCcacaagcgtgtgtgtgtgtgtgtgtttggagatgCTCAAGAAGCAGCTCCTAGGCAATTCCTGGCCTTGCAGCCTGGCAGACTCCACTTCCCTGGCATTAAGGGGGTGCTATGTAAGGATTATTCCATTGCACAGAGCTGGAATTAGCACTTCTTTGGTACAAAAAGGCTCACCAAAATACAGCTCCCTTGGGCAGATCAGAGTCCTCCAAAATGAGAAGAATCAACACAAAGAGCCTGGCTTGGCATGTGTGGCTGCACTGATGTTTGAATGTAGCACTAATGCTAAACAGGTGTCCCATCGGTTGGTCCCTTGACTCCTCTCAAGTTAGCATCAGGTGCCCCACATCATGCACTGCAGGCCATTCTTAGGATGGCTCCAGTCAAGAACTCCTCATACTCCCCATTCAGTGAAAGGATTTAGTTTGGAAGGGATGGGATGAAGTAGCTATCTTGAAAGAGCACCCATATGTTCTATTACATATGAAACTACTTCATACTGGGTTAAAACATTCATCTActtaggtcagtattgtctacgccagggattctcaaggttgggtccccagatgtttttggacttcaactcccataatccccagcccaaggtcactggattatgggagttgaagttcagtaacatctggagacccaaccttgagaatccctggtctacactgactggcagcagctatccagcctttcccagccctgcctggagataccagggactgaacttggggctTTCTGCACACATAGCAGGTGCTTCCCCACTGATctgcagcccctcccttctgtcaaACTTCATGGCCTTGTGCTAGGCCTGCAGCTGTGAACCACTTGGAGAAGTTTTCAATTGAGGAGCAATACATAAATCATGGCTAATATGATGCTCCGCCCTCTGGCAACAGGAGTTGGTCTGCAGGTCTGCAAGGAGTCTTCAGCATCCCTGCGCTGAAGGGTTCTTTGCTCAGTGGAGAGAGCATGCAGGGGGAGAAATTTCTCCATGTCTCCCTTCCCTCCACAAGCCCTTTtcacttgtataaatatgttcctgagggacgCAAAAATTGTTCCCCTCTCCCGCTTCACGCTCAGTCCACTGTGTAAAGAAGCCTTCAGAGCAGGGACACTGAAGGCTAGGGATGTGCTGCAGAACAGTTCACGGTCGGAACGTTCCAATCGCGAAccggccatttcgagtgttccaagctcagagtCAGAACAGAACACTCTTCAGATGAAAGGCCTGTTCCAAGCCTGGAATGGAACAACCCCGTTGTTCAACAACTCAGGGAACAACCTGGAACATTCCATGCATCATTTTGGACTCTGAAATTGTGCTCTTCTGACCTTCTGAcagtcagcaccaccacacaagtggccaccgcgcatgcacacTCGGAATGTTCCAACAGAACGATCCGGGGATTttgcattccgttctgagctcagaatggaatgaaaaATGGATTGAAaaatccattccatgcacatccctaccgaagGCTCGTTATGAGCCCgcagccctccttccattgcCAGAGGGCTATACTTCATGTAAGCCAATAATATTATTAGGAATAGTAATACTATGATGCAAATATTTaggtaccacttttcaacaagttcccaaagcgggttACATAgagagacagatagatagatagatagatagatagatagatagatagatagatagtccctgtcctcaaagggctaacATTCTAAATAAGAAACATTagacaggcaccagcaaaagccactgaaaggatgctgtgctggggcaggatagggagagttactctccccctgctccacacgagcagcctaacccaggctggactgtcCCTAGCTGGGATTAGgctactcgtgagaacagccttcctTTTTCTTCCCAGACTATGAGGGCCACATTGTGCCTGGTTGGCACCTAATCAGTGGATGGTTGACATTGTTGGTAAGGCTCGCTTAGAGCTGTGTTAGTAGATAGCTTCAAATTTAGGAACTgagttaagtgtgtgtgtgtgtgtgtgtgtgtgcgcgcgcgcgcgcacatatgtatgcaatcagtgttccctccaaggcatgcacTTTTgtgcgcactcacacattttttgatgtccacccagttcattttagatcccgctcaggttgaattgggaagggcCCACCctggatgcatgtgtgcacacactgccttgatactgctgcccaggacaaatctaattccacacacagatgaaaaaaattagagagaacactataTGCAATGAATAATTGTGCTGGGGCTGCTTCCCTAGGATGGCATGCTAAACCATGAATGACTACTATAGAATGTGATTTATTGAATCATGGTGGCGTGGCACAATAAGCCAAGACTAGACGCATTCATCCTCATGGTATGCTCGGACAGTTCCTCCTTTCAGATGAATGATCCCACTTTGGGAGTCTGGTCGCTGACAGCTCCAAACAGAGACTGCAGCCAATACTGCTCTCCTTCAGGTGCCAAGAGGCCTCAGCTCTTCCACTGCTAATGCTGTTGTGATGGTATCGTCTTTGTTTTTCTGGTTCTAAATATTGTCGTTCTGGTGATGTTGGTTATTATTTGCGCTGCTGTCTTTGCTATGAATGTTGTGCGATTAGATTGTTTTCGCATGTGTTGTTAACCCCTGGCTAGGTTAAGTCAATAAGCAAGGGTGACAACGACCAACAGGTGCAGACCTGAACTGCTCTCAAGGCTGAACAAACAAATTTGTCAGTGATACTATGTTAGaatcagataggaacataggaagctgcctaataccgagtcagacccttggtctatctagctcagaattgtctacactgactggcagcagctcttcaatgtttcaggcaggagcttttccTAGACCCATCTGAaaaagccagggattgaacctgggactttctgaataCAAAGCATCTGCCAAAGACCTGCTTTAAATACTACAAACTAGTGAGGCCAGAAAAATGGCAACAAGAAGCAGAGTCTTGATGGTAAGGATCTTCATCACACTCTCTGTCCAAAGAGGTCCAGCAAGCAACCTCTTTAGTTTTTAGACAGCTGGCTGAAATGATTGTTTGTTTTGGAAGAATTTTAAGGTCTTCGCTGAATGCCGTTTGAATCCCATTGTGATCTTGCAGTCAGTCTGTTGGATGAGTTTTACATGTTTTATTAGTATCATTTTATGCTGGTTTTACTGCTATTTATGTCATTTGTAAGATGCCTTGAGAGCACCTTTGGTGCTAAAAGGCAGGCTAGGCAAGGCATAAGAAGTAGCTGCAtgacaatatttttttttaaaatgacaaggTCCTATTTCATTCATTCCTTGTTAAGAACTGTTTATGCTGGATGGTCACTGAATGGTGCAGGGTAATCCTTCCCAGGGCAGAACTGGTTGCACATCCACTCAGTAGACGTGGGAGCTCTGGTATTCATACACCAGCTGCAGGAAGACGGCTGTAGGACCCCCATCCAGcctgctgcactttgcccataACCCAGCCCTGACCTGATGCTAAGAGGGATGAGGTTAGAGGAGACACCTCCAGGGAGCTAAATCAATCCCCCAACTTCCCTTCCTGCCTGAATTATAGTGCCCTTTTTTGTGATGGTGATGACCAAGCCGTGAAGGGCGACTGACCTCAAATAAGACCACCAGATTCGCTGTTTCCACCACACCCTGATCAGAAGGTGAAAGATCAGGCCTTTAATTCCTGCAGAAGCTTGACTGTGATTTAATGCCTCCACCTCATGCTCTGTCCAAAGAACGGCTTCATCTTGCATCTTCAGCAGGtggcatggggggtgggtgggattcagGGCCTAGGCGtctttttctcttctttccccctaGTCTTGGCCACTGACTGAGTCAACATGCTGCTCCAATGTGAGCTGGATCTTCCCATACCACGCTGAGGCCCTGCCCCTTGTCAGAGCAACACACAGGGGGCACTGTTACAAAAACAAATAGCTAAGGGTGGGGCCATGACTGATGAGAAGGAAGACCACACAGCAGGAGATGCAAAGCAGGTAGGATAGTGACTTCTGACTGGCTTTCAAATTTGCAGGCTTTCAAATGTCACTGAATGCTTCATCAGGTCTAATATTTGATTTGCGAAGTATGCATACTTCTGCACCTGGGGTGTCCAAATGACAGCCCACacaggccagatccagccccGGAAGCAACTCTTGCTGGGCCCTAGTGACCCTACAGTTCCCCCCCACCGTTGTTCAAACTGTGTTTTTATTAAACTTTAAAACATGTTCATACAATTTTTATAAGCACAGAAGCGAACaggcagggccagctccaggtctgAGAGTGGCTCTTGGCAAAATGCCCTCCATGGGCTACCCCTAGGTAGCTGGGCCCTAGCTTACCTTCAGCACGGGGGAGGGTGGTTTCTCCTGGGCTGGCAGCAATAAATCTTCACTGCCATGCCCTCCTGCTCCAATTCTCTCCCTCCAGTCTCCAAGCTGTGGTGCCAGCTCCTCCATCTTTCACTTCCTCCAGGCCAGGCACACCCCCAAGCACGATGCAGCGGCCTCTGGAGGAAGCCCATTCACCGAGGAGGAAGGCAGAAGTAGAGGACTGCAGAGCGCTTCTCTCAGCCAGGCGTGTTCTGATGCTGCCCTCGCACAAGAGTAACTGGGGGCCTGGCTCTTTGGGGCCTTGCAGCAGGACCTCCAGCGGCCCTGGGCCCTTGGCAGGTGCCCATGCCATTGCCTGAAGCCAGCCCTGGGGACACTATAATACAACCATTGCAATACAGTAGGAAAGGTTCAGAATCAGCATAGCATTATCACGGGATTCAGTTTACAATTCAATCACACAGTACGAACAAAGAATTCTACATCTGGCCAAATGGCACATGGAAACAGGAAAACAATTAGCTAATTGTATAATTAACTGATTAATAGTTTAACGGCTTGTTTAATTAACCAATTGTTTAAATTATTGTAAGCAAGATATGGTGAAAATATTTGCTCACTATTTCACAAGAAACAGAAGCAATGCAACTCCATGACTATTCCATACACATTTTATTGTATTGTGCTCTCATATATATTCTGAAAAGGACTGCTGCCCATTAGACTCTTGAGACTGCAGTTAAGCTTTTAAAAAGCTCAACTTCTCTAAGACCAACAAGGTAAGGAAGAGCTCAGAATGTAATTTACCAAAGACATATGAATGACTAAAGCACTCAGCTGAGTAAATGCTTTCTTATGTGCATAATATAGACAGTCACATAGTCACACAGTGCGATGGTTTTCAAATTGTGGACAACACTGTAGTTCTTCAGAAGCTCAATGAAGGTTCCTCGGTGTGAAGATCAGTTATGGTGGCCATGCTTCCCTGAAGGACCTCCTGCTCACCACTACTGATCTTCCTGTGCATGCAGTATGCAGTCTCAAGGAGGAATTGTGCACTCTGGGGTGCATGCTCAGTGCATTCAGGGGAAAGGTGGTTACAGTCTACCCCACTCCCCAGAATCCTCAGCAACATGCAGGGATTTTGTAGCAGGTAGGCAACAGGGGTCCTCAGCTGGCAACTCTGTACTGGAAGGCTCCCCTCAGGTACAACGTTTggagacaggaaggaaggaagaaggaactgTAATTACGGATAGCAACAAACATCAAAGAACCATATATTATTTATGTTCACTTTTTATTTTATCTGTTGTGTGTATATCTTGTCCTTCCATCAAGGAGTCCAGAGGGGCATTTTGGCATTACAAAATGTATCCTTTGCCTGCTTTTGttgtaaatcactttgaacaACTTGTtgaatggcagtatataaataccctaaatcaggggtgggcaaacctggctctccagctgttgtttatttagttatattttataccacctgatatgtacatctctaggtggtgtacaagatttaaaatattcaaaaatcaacaccaattaaaatacacaagacacaataaaaacaatagtataaaacagttattaaaacaaagtatttaaattaattctaattaaaagcttgcaagaacaggaaagtcttgagggtcttcctgaaaacaaacagagaaagagatgctcttatttcagcagggagcatattccaaagccctggggcagccacagagaaagccaccAGACaaattggtggcaaccataactgggcctctccagaagatcataacaagtGGCAGGATTCattacaaaggaggcactcttttaaaaagcctggacccaagccattaagggctttattggtaataaccagcactttgtatttcacatggaaacaaatcagcagccagtgcagttctttcaaaaccagtgttatatggtccctttgtgttgtcccagagaccaatctggctgccgcattctgtaccaagtgtagtttctggactacgtacaaaggcagccccacatagagcgcattacagtagtcgagcctggaggttaccagcatatgcatcactaatttaaggtcatttacctccagaaatggacgtagtcaacgtatcagccaaagctgatataaagtgctcctggccactgcctcaacctgagaaaccagggagagctttgggtccaggagcactcccaagctatgtacctgatctctTAGGTacatgtaaccccatccagaaaaggcagatctaagccatcccTTGGGTCCTgatccacccacccccagtcaatacctccatctttgttggattcaacttcagtttgttatccctcatccagcccatcaccgtgtccaggcaggcatttagggaagatatgccatttcctgatgaggtcaacatggagaagtagatctgggtgccatcagcatattgataacaccctgcaccaaacctcctcattgatctctcccagcggtttcatgtagatgttaaagagcattggagatagaatggagccttgtggaactccacactttagttctctcattgcagaacaacagtctccaagcaacaccatctggaatctaccagagaagtaggaacggaaccaatcccacctccctcaggcggtccagaaagataccatggccaatggtatcaaaagcctcagAGAGATCCAAAGGGATCAGTAGAGTCGCACTACCTCTGtagatagccagttggagatcatccaccaggccgaccaaggcagtctcaacccatcatccccagtcacaatttattctGGCTGAagattttattgttaaatttagttattgttaaatttatataccacctttcattaaaacaatcccaaggtggtttacataaaaattaaagatgatgggagttgtagttcagcaatggctggagggccaggtttgcccacccctgcgaAGCAGATGCGCTATTCCCAAGGTACACATCTGCTAAAATGCATCACACTTTCTCCACCCATCACACAGTCCTGTTTATTTTTAACTCCCAATCCAAGTTGTGAGCTGTGCCCTCAGTCTTTTTCAATGCCAATCTTATATTTCCCCAAATATGGCAATTCACAGCCCTACCATTTGCTGTGGGTGCTATAGATTCAAGCAACATGTTGaaaaccagggcttctcaacttcgaccctccttcagcctacaactcccataatccctggttgtggccactgtggctggggattatgggaggagttgtccaaaaacagctggaggggccaaagttgaacaggcctgttgTAGACACTGACAAATAAGCATACCTGActaccaagcagtgttccctctaacaggaattcccaggcgctgttgactacaactcccagaatccccagccaaaggccattgcagctggggatgctgggagttgttgtcaacaacatctgggaatccctgttagagggaacactgccaccaaGTCCTTCAGACAGTAACAGAATGCCCTGATGCTACTATGAGAATGGATGCCAGGCACCACAGTCAGCAAGGGGATCCAATCAGGTAAGTCGCATGTTCAGCCAAGTCAGGCAGCACTCCAGTTTGGACAAATTCAGGCAGATGTGGTCCTTTTCAGCCCATGCCACTGTAAACAGCCCCACAGCAAAAGCCCCAGTAATTTCTGAGGAGGAGCTGTGAGCTCTTGCTATGAGGTTTCACTGACCTCATAGGGGCCCAGAGGAGACTGCAAGAACAGGAGTTTGCAAGGAGCAAAGTCACAGAGAGCTGGACAACATGAGTAGGCCAGAAGTTTAAGTGTTAATGTAGGTGAATAAGGGCGGCTTTTGGTCCAGGGCTCTATTCCCAGCTCTCTCATCATGTTGGCGCTAATGGggatcctcctcctcttgctggcAACCCACGTTTCCTATATTAATATGGCAGTCAAGGGTTCAGAGGCCACCACCTTAAACTGCATCTCGGAGCTCCTGAACCCGGAAGAATGCCACGAGCTCTACATTTGGCTCGCCATCTCCCAGAAGGATGTAGAACAGCCATCAAAGGAGGGGGAATTCTCCCCTTCTAGTCAATGGCAAACTATCTCCAACATGGCCCAGTGCAAAGAAGCCCTCAGCCACTGGCTAGAGGTGCAAAGGGGCACTGTGGATTGGGACCGCTTGGCCCGAGCTCTCCGGAAAATTGGGCGCCCTGATGTCTCCAGGGAGCTAAAAAAGAGCCTGAGCAAGAATCGGAGCTTGGAACCCAAATGGGACAGGAAAGCAAATCAGACAGCAGGGGCGCCAAAGACAGCTCTGCTTGTTGAAAACAAGATGCTCAACCGGAGAAGCCACCATGTGCCTAGCCGGAAGCGTAGAACGGTGCTTCTGAAGAAGAGAGGCTGGGATTTTAGAACTTTCCTCCAGAAGTTGCTCCCGCTACCTTTGTCCAACCTGAGCCTGCAGCAGTGCATTGGACCAGTTATCCGTATACTCATCGCTAGCATCATCACAGGACTGATTCTGTGGCTTATTTCTGTATATTACATCATTTGCTGGAACTTGAGACAATGTCTCTTTGCCAGTGGTGTGCACTACAATACTAGTCCAGTTAGGGAGAACATGAACTGGACCGTGATTTGGAATTACCAGTCCAGTGACAACACGACGGATGATGGGGAAGATCAGAATACATCGGCAGAGGAGGATGCTAGAGAGGATGAACTTTTTTGATCCCAGGCAGCTTCTAGTGAAATCTGCAGGAAAGTAGTTCTCATTGAATAAATGCAGTTGTGAATCTTTTGTATGAGGCCAGCCA
Above is a window of Hemicordylus capensis ecotype Gifberg chromosome 2, rHemCap1.1.pri, whole genome shotgun sequence DNA encoding:
- the LOC128345734 gene encoding transmembrane and death domain protein 1-like, translated to MLALMGILLLLLATHVSYINMAVKGSEATTLNCISELLNPEECHELYIWLAISQKDVEQPSKEGEFSPSSQWQTISNMAQCKEALSHWLEVQRGTVDWDRLARALRKIGRPDVSRELKKSLSKNRSLEPKWDRKANQTAGAPKTALLVENKMLNRRSHHVPSRKRRTVLLKKRGWDFRTFLQKLLPLPLSNLSLQQCIGPVIRILIASIITGLILWLISVYYIICWNLRQCLFASGVHYNTSPVRENMNWTVIWNYQSSDNTTDDGEDQNTSAEEDAREDELF